From the Lysobacter sp. FW306-1B-D06B genome, one window contains:
- a CDS encoding alpha/beta fold hydrolase, whose translation MQTRPPHSIALADGRTLAWQEHGAVEGVPLMVFHGFPGSHAQAGLIDAHARRAGVRLIAPDRPGFGASTPAPDRTVLSWTRDVQALADHLRLDRFGVLGISCGGAYALACAREIGERLDYVGLIAGMGPMDVPAIRAGQHPALKLLFGLSRLHPRLVAPMLRMDERMFRRDPLRAVQRLAAMMTPPDRAFVASHPDEVAVFARSLALAYEQGIEGALIEAALIARPRGFELRDIRVPVHVYQGGHDRNVPPAMGEYIAAHVPGATYRFLPDEGHLSIVCNAADACLQDLLAARAAEPAASVFARARKLSPAFPCGLMRRPSRGSNVSERGRTDHAPLRLQTLAGRVYPFRILGMGLGVVPVMLVLYELQAHPLAWAWTVFSGYAWPHLAWLHARTARDPNRAELRNLTFDSMIAGSLVPLMHFTVLPSVVLLTVATADKVNSGVRGLWLRSLVGMGMSLLAMGLVTDFAVRAHTSMPVLLACLPILVVHTLAVSLSTYRLIRHVQKQNTRLDELSRFDALTGLESRRHWQEQASALLQRHRAGADSATLLLVDIDHFKAINDRCGHATGDDVLRGIADVIRHAAPVGSHAGRLGGDEFAIALSVPVHEAHVVAEEIRAGVATLGFAEWPELRCTVSVGVATPPPDNATLRDWTEAADRALYRAKAQGRNVVIAAVEALPA comes from the coding sequence ATGCAGACCCGACCGCCCCACTCCATCGCCCTCGCCGACGGCCGCACGCTGGCCTGGCAGGAACACGGCGCCGTCGAGGGCGTCCCGCTCATGGTCTTCCACGGCTTCCCCGGCAGCCATGCGCAGGCGGGGTTGATCGACGCCCATGCGCGGCGCGCGGGCGTGCGGCTGATCGCGCCCGACCGCCCGGGCTTCGGCGCCTCCACGCCCGCGCCGGATCGCACCGTGCTGTCGTGGACGCGCGACGTGCAGGCCCTCGCCGACCATCTGCGACTGGACCGCTTCGGCGTGCTCGGCATTTCCTGCGGCGGCGCCTATGCGCTGGCGTGCGCGCGCGAGATCGGCGAACGGCTGGACTACGTCGGCCTCATCGCCGGCATGGGGCCGATGGACGTGCCGGCGATCCGGGCGGGCCAGCATCCCGCGCTGAAGCTGCTGTTCGGCCTCTCGCGCCTGCACCCGCGCCTGGTCGCGCCGATGCTGCGCATGGACGAACGCATGTTCCGGCGCGATCCGCTGCGCGCCGTGCAGCGCCTGGCCGCGATGATGACGCCACCGGATCGCGCGTTCGTCGCCTCGCATCCGGACGAGGTCGCGGTGTTCGCGCGCAGCCTTGCGCTGGCTTACGAACAGGGCATCGAAGGCGCGCTGATCGAAGCGGCGCTGATCGCCCGTCCGCGCGGCTTCGAACTGCGCGACATCCGCGTGCCGGTGCACGTCTACCAGGGCGGACACGATCGCAACGTGCCGCCGGCGATGGGCGAGTACATCGCCGCGCACGTGCCGGGGGCCACTTACCGTTTCCTTCCGGACGAAGGCCACCTCTCGATCGTCTGCAACGCCGCCGACGCCTGCCTGCAGGACCTCCTCGCCGCCCGGGCCGCCGAACCCGCAGCGTCAGTTTTTGCCCGTGCGCGCAAGTTGTCGCCGGCTTTTCCCTGCGGCCTAATGCGAAGGCCATCACGGGGATCCAACGTGTCCGAGCGCGGCCGCACCGACCACGCGCCGCTTCGCCTGCAAACGCTGGCGGGGCGCGTGTACCCGTTCCGCATCCTGGGCATGGGCCTGGGCGTGGTGCCGGTGATGCTGGTGCTGTACGAACTGCAGGCGCATCCGCTCGCATGGGCGTGGACGGTGTTCTCCGGCTATGCGTGGCCGCACCTGGCCTGGCTGCACGCGCGCACCGCGCGTGATCCCAATCGCGCCGAGCTGCGCAACCTCACCTTCGACTCGATGATCGCCGGCAGCCTCGTGCCGCTGATGCATTTCACCGTGCTGCCATCGGTGGTGCTGCTCACGGTGGCGACGGCGGACAAGGTGAACTCCGGCGTGCGCGGGCTGTGGTTGCGCTCGCTGGTGGGCATGGGGATGTCGCTGCTGGCGATGGGCCTGGTCACGGACTTCGCGGTTCGTGCGCACACGAGCATGCCGGTGCTGTTGGCCTGCCTGCCGATCCTGGTGGTGCACACGCTGGCGGTGAGCCTGAGCACCTACCGCCTGATCCGCCATGTGCAGAAGCAGAACACGCGGCTGGACGAACTCAGCCGCTTCGACGCACTCACCGGCCTGGAAAGCCGCCGCCACTGGCAGGAACAGGCGTCGGCGCTGCTGCAACGCCACCGCGCCGGCGCGGACAGCGCGACGCTGCTGCTGGTCGACATCGACCACTTCAAGGCGATCAACGACCGCTGCGGCCACGCCACGGGCGACGACGTGCTGCGCGGCATCGCCGACGTGATCCGCCATGCGGCGCCCGTCGGCAGCCACGCCGGCCGGCTGGGCGGCGACGAGTTCGCCATCGCCCTGTCCGTGCCCGTACATGAGGCGCATGTCGTCGCCGAGGAGATCCGCGCGGGCGTGGCCACGCTGGGGTTCGCCGAGTGGCCGGAGCTGCGGTGCACCGTCAGCGTCGGCGTAGCGACACCGCCGCCGGACAATGCCACCTTGCGAGACTGGACCGAAGCGGCCGACCGCGCGCTCTATCGCGCGAAGGCGCAGGGTCGCAACGTGGTGATCGCCGCCGTGGAGGCGCTGCCGGCCTAA
- a CDS encoding DUF6708 domain-containing protein produces MLELRCGMFEPWRGLVTLLSVTIVGVAGSFLLMTSKVVATLISEWGTVPISVFLVTVLAFVIFGGGGGGITWLYFKYGFRISRLEMLTSRHLLIRFNRKTRQVYLHRPKYCGGIVTLPWDGTIGENPSASATEASGIGRPLILHWAPKNTGLPQMEMAFIGPQAQGSSELRNEWEFIRRFMEDGPDGLPKPHITSHFPWPWQAFTAQFEGVSRFFANASPAMQWGLILISPAFLALGTAHWLSLLLCWKPRWPKVIREAGLPGKPTPPLTTLADYPPDIQQRLLANADQWELKPGSRPEQKPRVSRRNNRNEAAPSAAAEMQDERR; encoded by the coding sequence GTGCTGGAACTGCGCTGCGGCATGTTCGAGCCGTGGCGGGGGTTGGTTACGTTGTTGTCGGTGACCATAGTTGGAGTGGCTGGATCCTTTTTGCTCATGACAAGCAAAGTGGTGGCCACATTGATCAGTGAATGGGGGACGGTGCCAATATCTGTTTTCTTGGTGACCGTGCTTGCCTTTGTCATATTTGGAGGAGGGGGCGGAGGTATTACTTGGCTCTACTTCAAATACGGCTTCCGCATCAGCCGCCTGGAAATGCTGACCAGCCGGCACCTGCTGATCCGCTTCAACCGCAAGACCCGACAGGTGTACCTGCACCGGCCGAAATACTGCGGCGGTATCGTCACGTTGCCGTGGGACGGCACTATTGGCGAAAACCCATCAGCCAGCGCTACCGAGGCCAGCGGCATAGGTAGGCCACTGATACTGCACTGGGCACCAAAGAACACCGGGTTGCCGCAAATGGAGATGGCCTTCATCGGCCCTCAAGCCCAAGGTAGCTCGGAACTGCGCAACGAATGGGAATTCATCCGCCGCTTCATGGAGGATGGCCCGGACGGTTTGCCCAAGCCGCACATCACCTCGCACTTCCCGTGGCCGTGGCAGGCATTCACCGCGCAGTTCGAAGGTGTCTCTCGCTTCTTCGCCAACGCCAGCCCCGCGATGCAATGGGGCCTGATCCTGATATCACCCGCCTTCCTTGCACTGGGCACGGCGCATTGGCTCAGCCTTCTGCTGTGCTGGAAACCGCGCTGGCCGAAGGTCATCCGCGAAGCGGGGCTGCCCGGTAAACCGACACCACCGTTGACCACCCTGGCCGACTACCCACCCGACATTCAACAGCGCTTGCTCGCCAACGCTGACCAGTGGGAGCTCAAGCCCGGCAGTCGGCCGGAACAGAAACCACGCGTATCGCGCCGGAACAACCGCAACGAAGCAGCCCCCAGCGCCGCAGCGGAAATGCAAGACGAACGCCGTTAG
- a CDS encoding contractile injection system protein, VgrG/Pvc8 family, whose product MPMQSDLRFRLAVPDGPDLDVVRFELEESVSQPFRLELDLSSFNDAIDTNTLLDHEATFTIERDGIAERTVVGIVTAFETDETGFQRTRYRAVVESTSSTTRCWNCAAACSSRGGGWLRCCR is encoded by the coding sequence ATGCCGATGCAGTCGGACCTTCGCTTTCGACTCGCCGTCCCCGACGGCCCCGACCTGGATGTCGTCCGGTTTGAACTGGAGGAAAGTGTCTCTCAGCCTTTCCGACTGGAACTGGACCTGTCCAGCTTCAACGACGCCATCGACACCAACACATTGTTGGACCACGAGGCGACCTTCACCATAGAGCGTGACGGCATCGCCGAACGCACCGTCGTCGGTATCGTCACCGCGTTCGAGACGGACGAAACGGGTTTCCAACGCACCCGTTATCGCGCCGTCGTCGAATCTACGTCTTCAACGACACGGTGCTGGAACTGCGCTGCGGCATGTTCGAGCCGTGGCGGGGGTTGGTTACGTTGTTGTCGGTGA
- a CDS encoding DUF4136 domain-containing protein, producing the protein MMRTLAIALACSTLIASLASPADAQSRKQPTSSVEVSKPAASLPGPTYAWVPMPAQLSAEFDQRVQDPALRARLEAALNKALQAKGYRRIDDVRKADLAFAYRVGVRDVQQTSVKETRSQGGSIRESALECGHGGCSQLVEHGAGGVPTFKVKTVDTVEGGLQIEAIQPSDIRVLWRALYRGSVKAKGAGAVNLDTVATQTLASLPKASK; encoded by the coding sequence ATGATGAGAACGCTCGCCATCGCGCTCGCCTGCAGCACGCTGATCGCCTCGCTTGCTTCGCCCGCCGACGCGCAATCGCGCAAGCAACCCACGTCGTCCGTCGAGGTCTCCAAGCCCGCCGCTTCGCTTCCCGGCCCGACCTACGCCTGGGTGCCGATGCCCGCGCAGCTGAGCGCGGAGTTCGACCAGCGCGTGCAGGACCCGGCACTGCGCGCGCGGCTGGAAGCAGCGTTGAACAAGGCCCTGCAAGCGAAGGGCTATCGCCGCATCGACGACGTGCGCAAGGCCGACCTCGCCTTCGCTTACCGCGTCGGTGTTCGCGATGTGCAGCAGACGAGCGTGAAGGAAACCAGGTCGCAGGGCGGCAGCATCCGCGAGAGCGCGCTGGAATGCGGGCACGGCGGCTGTTCGCAACTGGTCGAACACGGCGCCGGTGGCGTACCGACGTTCAAGGTGAAGACCGTCGACACGGTCGAGGGCGGCCTGCAGATCGAGGCGATCCAGCCCTCCGACATCCGCGTGCTGTGGCGCGCGCTTTATCGCGGCTCGGTGAAGGCCAAGGGCGCCGGCGCGGTGAACCTGGACACCGTGGCGACGCAGACGCTGGCCTCGTTGCCCAAGGCGTCGAAGTAA
- a CDS encoding glycoside hydrolase family 18 protein, with product MLRPTLAAIALLLAGVTGAGHAAEPIIGAYYPGGSAARYPVSKIPADTVTHVFYAFARIEDGRCVVAPDAAAHFKALAELKRRHPKLRTLISIGGWEAGGFSDAALTAESRERFVSSCMAMFFDTHRGSFDGVDIDWEFPVYGGPKEITARPEDRRNMTLLAQEFRVQLDKRGAQDGKTFLLTAALPAGRMQSDGPYDPARSFDLAALGRTLDFINLMTYDMGTAFSTVSTFNAPLREVPQDPLPAELRRYNNVEGAVEFYRAHGVSADKLVLGVPFYGRGFRVKDADNDGLYRPYTEPYAAGDWREIRAKLLDNPKWKRHWHPVAQTPYLFNADERVFVSYENPESIDLRSQLAKEHGLRGVFMWELTGDDEQHSLLKAMAQPFK from the coding sequence ATGCTCCGCCCGACCCTGGCCGCCATCGCGCTTCTCCTTGCCGGCGTGACCGGCGCCGGCCATGCGGCCGAGCCGATCATCGGCGCCTATTACCCCGGCGGTTCCGCCGCGCGCTATCCGGTATCGAAGATTCCCGCCGACACCGTCACGCATGTGTTCTACGCCTTCGCGCGCATCGAGGACGGGCGCTGCGTGGTCGCGCCGGACGCGGCCGCGCATTTCAAGGCGTTGGCGGAGTTGAAGCGCCGGCATCCGAAGTTGCGCACGCTGATCTCCATCGGCGGCTGGGAAGCCGGTGGCTTCTCCGATGCGGCGCTCACGGCGGAAAGCCGCGAGCGCTTCGTGTCCTCGTGCATGGCGATGTTCTTCGACACCCACCGCGGCAGCTTCGACGGCGTCGACATCGACTGGGAATTCCCGGTGTACGGCGGGCCGAAGGAGATCACCGCGCGACCGGAGGATCGTCGCAACATGACGCTGCTGGCGCAGGAGTTCCGCGTCCAGCTCGACAAGAGGGGCGCGCAGGACGGAAAGACATTCCTGCTCACGGCCGCATTGCCGGCCGGGCGCATGCAGTCCGACGGCCCCTACGATCCGGCGCGCAGTTTCGACCTCGCCGCGCTGGGCCGCACGCTGGATTTCATCAACCTGATGACCTACGACATGGGCACGGCATTCTCGACCGTGTCCACGTTCAACGCACCGCTGCGCGAAGTGCCGCAGGATCCGTTGCCGGCGGAACTGCGCCGTTACAACAACGTCGAAGGCGCGGTGGAGTTCTACCGCGCGCACGGCGTGAGCGCCGACAAGCTGGTGCTGGGCGTGCCGTTCTACGGCCGCGGTTTCCGTGTGAAGGACGCGGATAACGACGGCCTCTACCGGCCCTACACCGAGCCCTATGCCGCCGGCGACTGGCGCGAGATCCGCGCCAAGCTGCTCGACAACCCGAAGTGGAAGCGCCACTGGCATCCCGTCGCGCAGACGCCGTACCTGTTCAACGCGGACGAGCGCGTGTTCGTCAGTTACGAAAATCCCGAATCGATCGACCTGCGTTCGCAACTGGCGAAAGAGCACGGCCTGCGTGGCGTCTTCATGTGGGAGCTCACGGGCGACGACGAGCAGCACAGTCTGCTGAAGGCGATGGCGCAGCCGTTCAAGTGA